From a single bacterium genomic region:
- a CDS encoding TrbC/VirB2 family protein — protein sequence MRYAACAFALILVSGVAARADAQTPGVPSGDLFAPLTNLFNQAALSLSGAFGLAYATAALLVAGAVIIADHRNGIRNALWVIIGSVVLFFGGQIIRMIHG from the coding sequence ATGCGGTACGCCGCTTGCGCGTTCGCGCTCATACTGGTGTCCGGCGTTGCCGCCCGCGCGGACGCCCAGACGCCGGGGGTACCGTCGGGTGATCTGTTCGCGCCCCTCACGAACCTCTTCAATCAGGCCGCACTGAGTCTCTCCGGCGCGTTCGGATTGGCCTACGCCACGGCCGCTCTCCTCGTGGCCGGAGCGGTTATCATCGCCGATCATCGCAACGGCATTCGCAACGCGCTGTGGGTCATCATTGGTTCTGTCGTGTTGTTCTTCGGCGGTCAAATCATCCGCATGATTCATGGCTAG
- a CDS encoding TraC family protein has protein sequence MSPLELPGNLTRELPYWMVRDGAVILRDGSYRLGFAVTLPGTEVWDAAQLSRSNDQLRALLNAAVPEGECLRILLEVHDDCRDVLRAYSAVAESRHDRVRDLHRRRTAALAKAHDAGRLVNYRLVFDLSYHPPRRARRWWRSIDTATYRLHQVELHALREAMVTHCARCGFHARPLGDAALVATMWRYFNPGRKRTEQPPPVPTDLDLEIPRHLLAASPSLGRGSLRTAVVRSDLYRRWDFLWMDGHAHAVVAMDLLPDRPTTPNTVVPLLELPGTYWLIVEVWNDRRSDQLKRLELKSRLSRQAVLAQDGGDSNARAVEQQVSSALDLIQLTSERVVRVGVAVLVQERSPEEARDAARRALDAFRQIPGVDARVESVALRRQFFQLAPFSGLPNERLLRMLTSNAADFVPCSSPWRGAARPVCLLTTRAHTLVALDPFDPRLPSWNAIVVGESGGGKTHFALAWLSRLLALDPIVFIVDKGGAYRTFCDVYGGQHVHVDPGADVSINPFALLPGEHEPDTAHFGLLRSLVALMVAEPDDAPGRREMAVIDTALRQAYARAAAAPVFLHDVVHTLRTFEQGGGHDAGPEEWRMARDIAARLDLWCGDGLYGRLLDRPSTVDLRADIVCLDTEGLDEQYPELAPIVALLANYLIYQRVRADTGRLKYVVSDETWAALLNRVAAESLVGMFRRFRKFGAGIMAISQRLGDFENEHARGILENAPLKILTRAADVDRVAPILNLNDQHRALWKGLTQHRGVYNEVLILLDLMEGREGGVVSVREIPEDYLIGTTTAAERRERDRLAAEIGVWPAIERLADQRRPHA, from the coding sequence GTGTCGCCGCTCGAATTGCCCGGCAATCTCACGCGCGAATTGCCGTATTGGATGGTTCGAGACGGCGCGGTCATATTGCGCGACGGCAGTTACCGCCTCGGCTTCGCCGTCACCCTGCCGGGCACGGAAGTCTGGGACGCCGCGCAATTATCGCGGAGTAACGACCAATTGCGCGCGTTGCTCAATGCGGCCGTGCCGGAAGGCGAGTGCCTCCGGATTCTCCTCGAGGTTCATGACGACTGTCGGGACGTATTGCGCGCGTACTCGGCGGTCGCGGAGAGCCGGCATGACCGCGTCCGAGACCTGCACCGCCGGCGCACCGCGGCACTTGCCAAGGCGCACGATGCCGGCCGCCTCGTCAACTACCGGCTGGTGTTCGATCTCTCATACCATCCGCCGCGCCGCGCCCGCCGTTGGTGGAGATCGATCGATACGGCGACCTACCGGCTTCATCAAGTCGAGCTCCATGCGTTGCGTGAGGCCATGGTGACGCATTGCGCGCGATGCGGATTCCATGCGCGTCCGTTGGGCGATGCCGCGCTCGTGGCGACGATGTGGCGCTATTTCAACCCGGGACGAAAGCGAACCGAACAACCGCCGCCCGTGCCCACCGATCTCGACTTGGAGATTCCGAGGCATCTGCTTGCCGCCTCGCCCTCGCTGGGCCGCGGGTCGCTCCGAACCGCCGTCGTGCGTTCGGATCTGTACCGGCGCTGGGATTTTCTCTGGATGGACGGGCACGCGCATGCCGTCGTGGCCATGGACCTCCTGCCCGATCGACCGACGACGCCCAACACGGTGGTACCGTTGCTCGAGTTGCCGGGAACCTACTGGCTGATCGTCGAGGTATGGAACGATCGCAGGTCGGATCAATTGAAGCGTCTCGAACTGAAGAGCCGGTTGAGCCGTCAGGCCGTTCTGGCTCAGGACGGCGGCGATTCCAATGCCCGCGCGGTTGAACAGCAGGTCTCGAGCGCGTTGGATCTGATTCAGTTGACGAGTGAGCGGGTCGTGCGGGTCGGCGTGGCCGTTCTCGTGCAGGAGCGAAGCCCTGAAGAAGCCCGCGACGCGGCCCGCCGTGCGCTCGATGCCTTCCGGCAGATCCCCGGCGTCGACGCGCGAGTCGAGTCCGTGGCCCTCCGGCGGCAGTTCTTTCAGCTCGCGCCCTTCAGCGGGCTGCCCAACGAACGGCTGCTGCGCATGCTGACGAGCAACGCCGCCGATTTTGTCCCGTGCTCCTCTCCCTGGCGGGGCGCCGCGCGTCCGGTTTGTCTGCTCACGACGCGGGCGCATACGCTCGTCGCGCTCGACCCGTTTGATCCCCGCCTGCCTTCGTGGAACGCGATCGTGGTCGGCGAGTCCGGTGGCGGCAAGACCCATTTTGCGCTTGCCTGGCTGTCGCGTCTCCTGGCCTTGGATCCGATCGTGTTCATCGTGGACAAGGGCGGCGCGTACCGGACGTTTTGCGATGTGTACGGCGGGCAGCACGTGCATGTCGACCCCGGGGCCGACGTATCCATCAATCCGTTTGCGCTGCTTCCCGGCGAGCACGAGCCCGATACGGCGCACTTCGGACTCCTTCGCAGCCTGGTGGCGTTGATGGTCGCCGAGCCGGACGACGCGCCGGGGCGGCGCGAGATGGCGGTGATCGATACCGCCCTCCGCCAGGCCTATGCACGGGCCGCCGCCGCGCCGGTGTTTCTCCACGACGTAGTCCACACGCTCCGCACGTTCGAACAGGGGGGCGGACACGACGCCGGACCCGAGGAGTGGCGGATGGCCCGGGACATCGCGGCACGTCTTGACCTCTGGTGCGGGGACGGTCTCTACGGCCGGCTCCTGGATCGGCCGTCCACCGTCGACCTGCGCGCGGATATTGTCTGTCTCGATACCGAGGGTCTCGACGAACAGTATCCCGAGCTGGCGCCCATCGTCGCGCTTCTTGCCAACTACCTAATTTATCAGCGGGTCCGCGCGGACACGGGCCGGCTCAAATATGTGGTGAGCGACGAAACGTGGGCCGCGCTGCTCAATCGAGTCGCGGCCGAGTCGCTCGTCGGCATGTTCCGGCGTTTCCGAAAGTTCGGGGCCGGGATCATGGCGATCAGCCAGCGACTGGGAGACTTCGAGAACGAGCATGCGCGCGGCATCCTCGAAAACGCACCGCTCAAGATCCTGACCCGCGCCGCCGATGTCGACCGTGTCGCGCCGATCCTAAATCTGAACGATCAGCATCGGGCGCTCTGGAAGGGGCTGACGCAGCACCGCGGCGTCTACAACGAGGTGTTGATCCTGCTCGATCTCATGGAAGGCCGCGAGGGCGGCGTCGTTTCCGTGCGCGAGATTCCTGAAGACTACCTCATCGGTACGACCACGGCGGCAGAACGCCGCGAGCGCGACCGGCTCGCAGCCGAGATCGGCGTCTGGCCTGCGATCGAACGTCTTGCGGACCAACGGAGGCCCCATGCATAG